The Coleofasciculus sp. FACHB-T130 nucleotide sequence AGCCTGAAACTACCAGCAAGCAGCTTGTTTGTGCTTTCAACTGGTAGAGCCAACTCAACCCAATTTTATCAATCCCCGAAAGTGGCACCTACATTAACAATCCATCGAACCTGTCTGTTGTGTTGAAATCATTACCGGCTCTTGATACAGAGGCACGGTGAACGTAACTGTTGAACCCAGACCTTCGCCCATACTGTAGAAGTTTACGACCCCACCCATTGCTTCTACCAGCCTTTGAGATATTGCCAATCCCAATCCGGTACCACCGTACTGTCTAGTGCGAGAGCCATCCACCTGGCTAAATGATTGAAATAGTTTGTCTTGCTTGTCAAGGGAGACACCAATCCCCGTATCGGCGACTTGGACTTTCACGACGCCTGGACATTCCTGTCCTCCAAACTTAAGTTTCTTTTTACTGACCTCGGCACTGACCGTGACGCCGCCTTCATGGGTAAATTTGATTGCATTCCCTATCAGGTTTAACATCACCTGGAGCAGCCGCTGGTAGTTGCCATACAGGATAATTTCATCGTAGGTAGATGGCATTTGAATGCATAAGCTCAGGTTTTTCTGCTGCGCCTGATTCTGGGTAAATTCCTCAACATCCCCGAATAGTTCTTCCAGCTTCACCTGTCCCAGTTCCAGCTCCATTTTGCCTGCTTCAATTTTGGCGACATCGAGAATGTCATTGATCAGGTTGAGGAGATGTAAAGCTGAACGGTAAGCATCTTGGATAAAATCCAGTTGCTCTTCTGGCTCGTCTACCGTCCCATCTAGGATCAGCTTCAGGGAGCCAATCATGCCGTTTAGCGGTGTCCGAAGTTCGTGGGAAGTATTTGCCAGAAACTCTGATTTGAGGCGAGAAGCTTCTTCTGCTTGTTCGCGGGCTTCTTCTAATTCTTTATACAGGGTGGCGTGAGCGATCGCGGTTCCCACCTGATCTGCCAGTTCTCTAACTAACTCAACTTCGGCATCGTTCCATCGCCGAGTGCGATCGCACTGTTGCAAAGCGATGACGCCATTTGGCTGGTTTTGATAGCAGGTAGAAACGACTAATACCGATTGTTGCCCAAACGCATTCACCCCAGCCTGTTCTACCACAACTGGCTCGCCTTGTGTCTCCAGTGCTTGCCTTAGGTAGGGTTGCTCGGCAAGCTGTAACTGTTGTCCCAGCATCGACCGAAACGTCTCCTGGCAATACTCCGCCACCACCTGCACTTTGGGCTTAGAACTTTCGTAGTTGCAGATGATGCAGCGACTAACGTTAAGCGCTTCTCCTAGCCCTCTAACCGTTTGCTGCCAAATGGTATCTAGATCGAGCGTGCGACGGATATTCCTAGCAATCTGACTCAGCAGTTTTTGGTACTGATCTGGACTTGACACAGTTGACTCGAAAGTTGGCAGTGAGACATTAACAGGAGCCGCCATCAGAGTATACCTGTAAACTGCAAAAGGAGAAGAAGCTAATGATTACCAGCCGTTTTCTGTGATAGATACAACCTCAAAAGACTTGCCCTGCGGCTAAAGTCTACATCTAGAGTGTTCTTTATTTTGCATTAATCGTTCCATTCCCCTCTTGGAGGCACGGGCGGATTCCTCTCTAGGTTCCGAGTCAGTTCATCATCTCGATCTCGTTCACCTCTAAGCCACTGCCGAATTGCCGTCTCAATGACCTTACTCGGATCGTTGGTCAGGTGCTTAATTTGTGCTAACAGTTCAGAATCAAGGTGGATAGAAATTTCCACCTTTTCGGCTGAACCCTGAGAATATCTGGCCCGATCGTTCATATCAGTACAGTGATGACATTTCCAAGCAAATCCAACGCGGAAGAGGATGCGCCGTCTTTCCATGCTAACTGCTGATGCAAGCAACGCAGTGAGTAGAGGGCAGCTCCTAATCCTAATGGGCAACAAAATTTTGCAATTCCGATCCCTAATATGCATTCTGACATTCTCTGGGCGCTAACTGCTAGTAGGCAATAGCGCTCTATTTTGTGGTGAGGGCGGCTGCTCCTGAAGCGTTGCCACTTTTCGGTAGAAAAGTCGTTCTCTCCTCAGAAAATTACCCTTTTTTTAAAGGTTTTTCATCAGAGCAGTTTTTGCATGGATTTAATTCCAATGTGCCCTAATCTACTTGAATACACAAGATTTCTTTTTAAGTCTTTAGATTCACAATACCTTTTGCTGTGTTCTCATCACCCTCCCGTGCCAAATTAAATGGTTATCGCTTCGCTTTACTGACTGTTTGACAGTTACTCAGTCCTCCTTCCTCAACCCTCAGTCCTCCTTCCTCAACTCTCAGTCCTCAGTCCTCCCTACTCAACCCTCAGTCCTCAGTCCTGCATCTATTTTTATCGCTGTCTCTGATTTAGGTAAACCGCGCAGATTTTCTACTGTATAGTCATCGAAGGCGGTAACTGTCCTACTCAAAGTTAAAGAATTGTTTCACGTTGACAGAAGGGACATATCTGCGGCTGTCCTAACTGCCTGGGCATCGGAAACATTACAATATTTGAAGTCCGCTGAACTTTTCAATTGCCGTTCGTGCCTTTTTGTTTGGCTATGACTGACGTACCTGTTTCTCGCATTCGTAATTTCTCGATCATTGCCCACATTGACCACGGAAAATCCACTCTGGCGGATCGCCTCTTGCAGTTTACGGGCACGGTGCAAGATCGGCAGATGAAGGAACAGTTCCTGGACAATATGGATTTAGAACGGGAGCGCGGCATTACGATTAAGCTGCAAGCTGCCCGAATGAACTATACCGCCAAGGATGGTCAACAGTACGTTCTAAATCTAATTGATACACCTGGTCACGTAGATTTTTCCTACGAGGTGTCGCGTTCCCTCGCCGCTTGCGAAGGCGCACTCTTGGTAGTGGATGCCTCTCAAGGGGTGGAAGCGCAAACGCTTGCCAATGTTTATCTCGCCCTTGAGAATAATCTGGAAATTATTCCAGTATTAAATAAAATCGATCTCCCTGGAGCTGAGCCAGATCGGGTAAAAGGAGAAATTGAAGAAATTATCGGACTGGATTGTAGCGGTGCAATTCTCGCTTCTGCGAAAGAAGGGCTTGGGATTGACGAGATTCTGGAGTCGATCGTTCACTTAGTCCCGCCGCCGATAGATACGGTGTCCCAACCGCTGAGAGCTTTAATTTTTG carries:
- a CDS encoding GAF domain-containing protein, encoding MAAPVNVSLPTFESTVSSPDQYQKLLSQIARNIRRTLDLDTIWQQTVRGLGEALNVSRCIICNYESSKPKVQVVAEYCQETFRSMLGQQLQLAEQPYLRQALETQGEPVVVEQAGVNAFGQQSVLVVSTCYQNQPNGVIALQQCDRTRRWNDAEVELVRELADQVGTAIAHATLYKELEEAREQAEEASRLKSEFLANTSHELRTPLNGMIGSLKLILDGTVDEPEEQLDFIQDAYRSALHLLNLINDILDVAKIEAGKMELELGQVKLEELFGDVEEFTQNQAQQKNLSLCIQMPSTYDEIILYGNYQRLLQVMLNLIGNAIKFTHEGGVTVSAEVSKKKLKFGGQECPGVVKVQVADTGIGVSLDKQDKLFQSFSQVDGSRTRQYGGTGLGLAISQRLVEAMGGVVNFYSMGEGLGSTVTFTVPLYQEPVMISTQQTGSMDC
- a CDS encoding type II toxin-antitoxin system CcdA family antitoxin — its product is MNDRARYSQGSAEKVEISIHLDSELLAQIKHLTNDPSKVIETAIRQWLRGERDRDDELTRNLERNPPVPPRGEWND